One Capsicum annuum cultivar UCD-10X-F1 chromosome 2, UCD10Xv1.1, whole genome shotgun sequence genomic window carries:
- the LOC107859798 gene encoding butanoate--CoA ligase AAE1 has protein sequence MNPFFNVAKFSGWLHALNRVRVHPILRQGPRYLSQISHHDNNNNNLETHPWESKEGLMRCSANYFPLTPISFLDRAAKVFRDRTSVVYGSSVKYTWEETHNRCLKMASALSQLGISRGDVVATLAPNVPALQELHFAVPMAGAVLCTLNTRHDSAMVSVLLRHSEAKIIFVDQQLLEVAQGALDLLADAKTKPLLILIPDPENLPPPVAAPNVNEYETLLASGRDDFAIKWPITEFDPISVNYTSGTTSHPKGVVYNHRGAYLNAIATPYTHEMGSMPTYLWTVPMFHCNGWSLTWGLAALGGTNVCLRRVSPKDIFENISLHKVTHMSGAPTVLKMIVNSPKSDRKPLPHKVEITTGGSPPPPIVISKMEELGFSVSHIYGLTEIHGPCTSCLRKPEWESLPPDERFSLKARQGVEHYFMQGIDIRNPDTMERVPDDGKTIGEIMIRGNTVMSGYLKNVKATEEAFRGGWFHSGDLAVRHPDGYIEVKDRMKDIIISGGENICSVEVERVLLSHPAVLEAAVVARPDDHWGQTACAFVKLKEGFSLGSQEMINFCRDHLPHYMAPRTVIFEDLPTTATGKIQKFVLREKAKALGSLCQTKREVAV, from the exons ATGAATCCTTTCTTCAACGTTGCAAAGTTCAGTGGGTGGTTACATGCTCTCAACAGAGTTCGAGTACACCCCATTTTACGTCAGGGGCCTCGTTACCTGTCCCAAATTAGTCATcatgacaacaataataataatcttgaaacTCACCCATGGGAATCCAAGGAGGGACTAATGAGATGTTCGGCAAATTATTTTCCTTTGACACCCATTAGTTTCTTGGACAGAGCTGCTAAGGTTTTTAGAGACAGAACTTCAGTTGTGTATGGTTCTTCTGTTAAGTACACTTGGGAAGAGACTCATAACAGGTGTTTAAAGATGGCTTCTGCTTTGTCCCAGTTGGGTATATCTCGTGGTGATGTT GTTGCAACGCTAGCCCCTAATGTACCTGCGCTGCAAGAGTTGCATTTCGCAGTGCCAATGGCAGGAGCAGTGCTTTGTACATTGAATACACGCCATGATTCAGCTATGGTATCAGTCCTCCTGAGACATTCAGAAGCTAAGATCATTTTCGTCGACCAGCAGCTTCTTGAAGTTGCTCAAGGAGCACTGGATCTTCTTGCAGATGCCAAAACAAAGCCTCTTCTAATATTAATCCCTGATCCTGAAAACCTCCCGCCTCCTGTTGCTGCTCCCAATGTTAATGAATATGAAACTCTTCTTGCAAGTGGGCGCGACGATTTTGCTATAAAGTGGCCGATAACTGAATTTGATCCTATTAGTGTCAACTACACTTCTGGGACAACATCGCACCCCAAAGGGGTTGTTTACAATCATAGAGGTGCATATCTCAACGCTATTGCTACTCCTTATACTCATGAGATGGGCTCTATGCCTACTTATCTTTGGACTGTTCCAATGTTTCACTGCAATGGATGGAGCCTTACTTGGGGATTGGCTGCACTTGGTGGCACTAATGTCTGCCTAAGACGTGTTTCTCCGAAGGACATTTTTGAGAATATTTCCCTCCACAAGGTCACACATATGAGTGGTGCACCAACGGTCTTGAAGATGATAGTAAATTCACCAAAAAGTGACCGCAAACCACTTCCTCATAAGGTTGAAATAACAACAGGTGGTTCACCACCGCCTCCTATTGTCATTTCCAAGATGGAGGAGTTAGGCTTTTCGGTATCTCATATATATGGGCTCACAGAGATTCATGGTCCCTGCACATCTTGCCTGCGCAAGCCAGAGTGGGAATCATTACCTCCTGATGAACGATTTTCTCTGAAAGCAAGACAAGGAGTGGAGCACTATTTTATGCAGGGAATAGACATAAGAAATCCCGACACAATGGAGAGGGTGCCGGATGATGGCAAGACCATTGGTGAAATTATGATTAGAGGGAACACTGTGATGAGTGGATACTTAAAAAATGTCAAAGCAACAGAAGAAGCATTCAGAGGTGGATGGTTTCATAGTGGTGATCTTGCTGTGAGACATCCAGATGGCTACATTGAAGTTAAGGACAGGATGAAGGACATTATAATCTCTGGAGGTGAAAATATTTGCTCGGTTGAGGTGGAAAGAGTTCTGCTCAGTCATCCCGCTGTCCTTGAAGCAGCTGTAGTAGCAAGACCAGATGATCACTGGGGGCAGACTGCTTGTGCTTTCGTGAAGTTGAAGGAGGGATTTAGTCTTGGTTCTCAAGAGATGATCAACTTCTGTCGTGATCATTTGCCTCATTATATGGCTCCTCGGACAGTTATTTTTGAAGATCTACCAACAACTGCTACTGGCAAGATACAAAAGTTTGTCCTGAGGGAAAAAGCAAAAGCCTTGGGTAGTCTTTGTCAAACCAAACGCGAGGTTGCAGTCTGA
- the LOC124896290 gene encoding uncharacterized protein LOC124896290, whose protein sequence is MDSWDWSSYGKRENVFYIECKADYMLEKLNREIDDDDDKDGHSLELLESEVTSKVLTFSCLLKECKIRAQVICNMLGISEDYASAVDKKVSTFARSQLTDPQNIGCKIVPIVIWCTIVYVQHDDEDIDAARARVQLSSNLAFRQLPPIVPPPNPTTRGINPFAFQLVYRWTLKHGDDLPPMCSICRDEPEIGEMMGILSCWHSFHLHCIVKWLEINYRCPLCRKSFPKNSKY, encoded by the coding sequence ATGGATTCATGGGATTGGTCTAGTTATGGTAAAAGGGAGAACGTATTCTATATCGAATGTAAAGCTGACTATATGCtcgaaaaattaaatagagagattgacgatgatgatgataaagATGGTCATTCACTAGAACTGCTCGAGTCCGAGGTGACATCTAAGGTATTGACATTTAGTTGCCTTCTAAAAGAATGCAAAATAAGGGCACAAGTAATTTGCAATATGTTAGGTATCTCTGAAGACTATGCATCTGCTGTAGATAAAAAGGTTTCAACTTTTGCTAGATCACAGCTTACTGATCCTCAAAACATTGGCTGCAAAATAGTGCCAATAGTAATTTGGTGTACCATTGTGTACGTCCAACatgatgatgaagatattgaTGCTGCTCGTGCTCGTGTTCAGCTCAGCAGCAACTTGGCCTTTCGTCAACTTCCTCCGATTGTTCCTCCTCCCAATCCTACAACCAGAGGTATAAATCCATTCGCCTTTCAACTGGTGTACAGATGGACTTTAAAACATGGTGATGATTTACCTCCTATGTGTTCCATCTGTAGGGATGAGCCTGAAATTGGAGAGATGATGGGAATCTTGTCGTGCTGGCATTCTTTTCATTTACATTGTATCGTCAAATGGCTGGAGATAAACTACCGATGCCCTCTCTGTCGCAAGTCCTTCCCAAAAAATAGCAAATATTGA